The Meriones unguiculatus strain TT.TT164.6M chromosome 3, Bangor_MerUng_6.1, whole genome shotgun sequence genomic sequence gatgcaaattaaaaagttAAGTACTTAAAGTGGGTTAAGAGTCTAAATCCATGGCAAGGTACAAATATACTTTTGTATCCAGCTTTAATAGGAAACagctttatttcaaaatattcaaGAATAAAAAATACTTATGTGACTATACTTGAAAGAAGTTTGATCTGAGATTGTGTTTAATTAGAGACCTGCCACTTCCTAGCCATTGGTTGCTAAGCAATATTGCCTGTTTCTGTGTCCCTTTCTTTATTAGTGACAATATAATAACTCTACCATTGCTGAGTCTAAGAATTTCTCTAGGAAACAAAGAAGATAATGCATGTAAAAGTTATTCTAGGAATCTCCATCAAAATCTAAGTTTCCTTGAATCACACCCTTGTATGAATTCTACAGGTGAGATGATTGTGTGGAGATGGGAAATTATTCTGCAGTCACGGAATTCTTTCTCGTGGGGCTTTCCCAGTACCCAGAACTTCAGCTTTTCCTGTTTGTGCTCTGTCTCATCATGTACTTGATAATCCTTCTGGGAAATAGTCTGCTCATCATCATTAGTATCCTGGATTCCCGACTCCATACCCCCATGTATTTCTTTCTTGGGAACCTCTCTTTTTTGGACATCTGTTACACATCCTCATCAATACCTCAAATGCTTATCATGTTTATGTCAGAGAGAAAATCCATCTCCTTCCTTGGTTGTGCTCTACAAATGGTTATCTCCCTTGGCTTGGGCTCCACAGAGTGTGTCCTCCTGGCTGTGATGGCCTATGATAGGTATGCTGCCATTTGCAATCCACTAAGGTATCCTATAATCATGAACAAGGTGTTATATGTGCACATGGCTGTGTGGTCCTGGGTCATAGGCTGTCTGAACTCTCTAGTGCAAACAGTCTTGACAATGGTGTTGCCTTTCTGTGGTAATAACGTCATCGATCACCTTACCTGTGAGATCCTGGCTCTTCTTAAACTTGTATGCTCAGATATCAGCATGAATGTGCTTATCATGACAGTGGCCAGCATCGTTTTGTTAATGATTCCTCTGCTGTTAATTTTTGTGTCCTATATTTTTATCCTTTCCTCCATCCTAAGAATTAATTCtgctgaaggaagaaagaaagccttTTCTACCTGTTCAGCCCACTTAACTGTGGTCATCTTGTTCTATGGCTCAGCgctttttatgtatatgaaacCCAAGTCAAAGTACACCAAAGCATCTGATGAAATCATTGGACTGTCTTATGGAGTTGTGACTCCAATGTTGAATCCTATCATCTACAGCTTGAGGAATAAGGAGGTAAAAGAGGCTGTGAAGAAAATTTTGAGCAAACATTTGTATTTACAGAAAATCTGAAAGGCCTTGAGGTCTATGAAATTCAGCTTGGGATGAGATGCTGTGTTTTCAAATGCTACTCAAAAGACCAAGGATGATGAAAGACCAAAGATGAAGCTCCAGTTCTCTGCAACGTACATCCTGTAACCCTTCTGAGTAGCGCAGTGTTTGCAGACTCCCAACTGTATGCAGCGTTTCTAATCAACCCTTGTGGCTTTTCATCAAATCAATCTCTCTCATTTCTTCTagttcccttctctcctctttcttttttttgctcATTTGCCTTCCACTTCTCTCTGCCATTTCTTTCTTGGAGAACCTCATCCATTCATCGTATACTTTGGTTTCTTCCTAGTCCCTTTTTCACTCATTTTAATTCAACACCCATTATGCTATGGTCTAAAATCCCCTCTAAGggtaaaagaaagcatcttctcTCTTTATAACTTAACAGTCCTTCCTTCAGCACACGTGGTGCTCGGAAAGGCTAACCCCACCTCCTAGAAATAGTGTTAAGCACTGAGCATACACCTAGCCAAAGAAGTGACTCTCTCTAACCCAGTGACTGATTCCACACAAGTCAGCCAGGTCAGGTGATAACACGCAGTCTCTGATGCTGCTCCAGTTTGAGACGATCCGCACTCTTTCTGCTAGGGGTGGTGAAGAAGCACAATCTGAGGCCTGATCTTTGCCAGGGCCCAGAAAAGGCCTAGGTGAAAGGCAAAGGGGAAGTTCGAGGAAGACAGAGGACATCTGGAGCTGTTGTTCTAACTCCTTGATCCAGCTGTGGCTAAAGGAAAGTTTGTGGTTATTCCTGTGGTTATGAATCAATACACTGCATTTCTACAATGCTCCCCCAATTTTTAGTTGGATTCTTGCTGTTTATAATCATATATTCCTAACAATATTTTCTTATTCCTATTTTTCCTCATTCTTGTTTTTGAGGAAAAGATTAAAATTAGCTTCAAGTATCCAGtgtctatgtttaaaaaaaaaaatacatttatttattcatgctgTGTAGAGGGTCAGTTGAAAACTTATAGGAGTCATGTGGGCtctaggggtcaaactcaggttctcagcctTGACAGCAAGTACggttatctgctgagccatcttaccagccctccTTTCTTCTGATAACTAAAGTAGAGGCATCTGATCTCCATTCACCATATACAGAAGTATATGTAGAGCACTCATCTCCCTATACTTGCTGAGGGATATGTATATTTTTCTGGAATCTAGCTTTCATTTTGGCCAGATCACCAGCACACAGTTGAAATCCAGTCTACAAACACCTTGTGTTGTGTTTGAAAACTTCATCAGGCTGTACACTGTGCTCATTCAATACAAAGCcaattaaagaaagaagaaaacccaTAGTCTGCCCTTGCTATGATCACTGGAATTATCATCACAGCCCTGGCAAAACTAGCATTGACATGGTTCCTTCTAACCAAAGAAAGAACCATGATTGAAATCAAACAGAAGTACTTTTAATGTCCCTACTTGAGTTCCTTTAAAACTGCTATACCACAGCAATACTTATAAAACCTCCATTGCATTTTAGTTCACAGCTGCTTCGAAACATCTTTTCTAACATTTCTTATTGCCCAATCACCCTGCAGTtttcctctcctctgctcctTCCTTAATCATGATAATCTTTTTCATGCAAAATAAGCTATCCTGCTAAGGCAAGGAATTTAGAAAAAGATGGATTTTAAACAAGTTGAGAAATTTGGGGCTGTTGTGGGAGAAGAGCTGTTAAAATGCTCAAGTTAAGCATTTTTTTcctaagagctagagagatggctggatAAGAGCACATGCTTCAGAAACAAGAGAACGTAAGTTCAGATGCCAGTACCATTGAAAACAACAGAGAGGGTCTCACAGAAGCCTTTAACACAATGCTATAGAGTAGGGACAAGAGGAATGCTGGAActtgctggcttccagcctaCTTCTAGGTTCATGAGACacaatggagagagagggaacagaacaCCTAATGTTGTCCTATGGCCTTCACATGTGCAGAGGAgaatgcatgtgtacatgtaccacatatTTATGCCACTCACTGACATGCACAAGACATTTTTGTCCTCCAATATTATTTTGTCAAATCAAGTCTTAACTTTAAGGTCAGCCTGcactaaagcaaaataaataaataaattcttcatTCCAAAGAGGGGCAAaatctaatatcagagatcagacctctactcttgcctgatgcgtctaaaacaaaaagggggaactgtagagagctgtgtgatgccgcgccttaaagatggagctggtttccgccttccaccttcccgatggtgagtgctctctgtcacgaacaactccacatttggctaaggctgaggatctggcttgcttccatgtatgtggacctatctgcattgcccacgaggcacgcctgggttggctacccagaggctatttaagctgtgggctggctttccccagggtcagaagattgttcaaggttcctgaataaactgcattgagaagaaaaaaaaaaaaaagaggggcaAAATCACCTGGGAGATGAGCCTCTGTACACGCTTGTGGGGTATCCTGAATTGCCAGAGTACCTTTCTCTGGGATGCACAGAGAGGAGAAAACGGGCTGAGATAAGCATTCATCTTTTCATGTGTAACTCGCTGCCTTATGCTGCTGTTGCCAtgacttccccaccatgatgggtTGTGtcctagaactgtgagccaaaataacctcttttttaaaagtgtgtgccgAGTGAATGAACTAATGTGTGGTTGACGTTCttgtacaaaaagaaaataaggtttTTGCCATTGCCTAAGCAATCCTTACAGTTGTCACTCTACCTAAAACTCCCTCACTCTAGCCTATCTCTACAAAGTATCTGACTCTCGAAGTATCTCCTTGGACCTCAAGTGTTGTCATCAGTCTACCTTGATTCAATCTACGTGAACTCCTACAGCAACATAGTTAGGCCAAAGTGCTTCCTATGTAAAGGTCCTCGCTTTCTTTAAACTATTCGCTCAGCTATTGATTGATTGAAAGTTCACTAGGGGAAGAGCTGTGAATCATCTGCTTTGTAATCTCACAGATATATGGCCTTATAGTAAATGATTCATTTAatcattattttacttttttgtatggcctatttgtctttttaagaaataatgttattatactttttatttgtgtgtgtgtgtgtgtgtgtgtgtgtgtgtgtgcgcgcgcgcgcgcgcgcgcacgtgagtgtatgtgtgtgtttgtgtacaggaTGGCATGGGTGTGGTGGTCAGAAGATaatttgtaggagtcagttctctcctttccagATATGGAACTAAAGACATCAGTGTTGGTGGCAAACATCTTTATTAACTAAGTCATCCTATTGGCCCctatttgtcttttaaaagaatttatttttttaaaacatgcacAGTGTCACTGTAATATATGTAATGCATGAAACTGCTGCAGCAATATCCTGGCTTAAAATGATACCCCTCTGTTGCATATCTGGTTTTCTTCACTCTGTACATGGGAAGAGTCCAACTGACTGACAGAATCCAGCCAGCCCAGCTACACACAGATGTAATCCCTGAACTAGCTTACTGAAACTGTCACCTGACAATGACCCAAATAAAAAGATTAATATGTATGACAGTGACCTAATGCCTACTCTTATAATACATGTCCAAAACAGAAACTTTAATTTCCCATCTTCAAACTACTttccttcaagtttttcccatctCAGAAAGTGAAACATCTGCAACCAGCCCACTAGCAAATTCTATCTTGTCTACATTCAAACTTTGCCTGTTTGAGAACCTCCTTTACTAATCTCCAATTCCAAGCcacattatgtttttttaattattttattttatgtgcatcagcgtgaggtatcagatcccttggagctggagttacagttgtgagctgccatgtgggtgctgggaattgaacctgggtcctctggaagagcagacagtgctcttaccaaGCCACATTATGTAACCCAAGCTACGTGATGGCTTCACACATCAAATTCCTCATCCTACATATGACCCCTTACAACCCGTTCTCTGAACACAACCAAAGTGCAAAGAGTGCACATTAGGAGCAGTCACTATTAACTGAGATGGGACAGGAGGAAACTTTTCTGAAATTAATGTTCTATATCCTTATAAGGATCCAAATAGCACAGGCATCAACCCTGGTGATCAATGGCATGACAGATGTCGCAGTTAGATCCCTTGTTATTTTGTAAACTTTCAATTCAGGATTgcccatggatttttttttcttgtgtgtgtgtcagactACCCTAATTGTAACCATATCTCTGGTTCACATTAAAAACCATCATTTTagttaaaaaccaaaaaacaaaaagcacaggcATGCATTTGTTCAAACTGAGTATGACAGGTTATAATTTTGCAGTGtgtaaatttttattgaaaatttatataatatattccgATCAcagcttcccttcctcatctcctccccacttCACCTATCCAAATCtacaccttctttctctctttctttagaaaacagacaaaaagaacatattttttaaatggaaagaaacgCAAGATATACTCACCCAAACACATACAcgttcatgtacacacacatgtatttatacacataaaaacacacacaaccataaaaacacaaaatcagaaaccataacatACATGCAAAAGACCAGTAAGATAAAAAATCCAAACATTTCAATATtagacaaaaaaaattttaaactacaAAAACACCATTGAGTTTGTCTTGTAACTACCGGGCATGGGGCCTATCCTTAAGGATGGGTTATAAACTCaatgagacttaaaaaaaaaaaaaagaaaccctgatTTTCCTTTGCAAGAAGGTGTCAATTGGAGATACCTTCTCTTCGTGGCTCAAGATGGGAGATTGTGTCCACTTCCCTGTAAATTtctaactaaaaggaaaaatataaatatttaactaTAATGAATCACATGATGAAGTacttatgaaaaaaatataatgatatctattgtttccttttaaaaaaaaacatccaaagATGACTCACACTTAAAGGAGGAGCAGACTCCTCGATCTACATAAATCTAGTAAAATAGGAAAGGCAAAAGCTGGACAGCAGGCACATGATCATCAATCAGCCTTAGCTTTTTTCTGGCCCCTTTTATGTGTGAGAGTTTTAGAATACACATGGGTTTATTAAACACAAAATTTGTGATGTTGATGGTCCTTGGATAAATTTATCTGTGACTGAGTCACAGGTGGAAATTTAATCCTAAGTGGTATctttataaatcttttttttcttctattgaaaaagaattttttccatacaatatattttgattactgTTTCCCCTCTCCTTAACCCTTCTCACCTCCTCTCCCatcaccctttctgtctcttcttagaaaacaacaggcatctaaggaataagattaaaataaaataaaacataacaaattaggacaaaacaaccaaacgagaaaaagagccaaagaaaaaaaaacacaaaaaatacatataGAAGCTGAACCACACACACTTGCACCCACaagaattccataaaaacacaaaactgaaaactaTAACATAGGACCTGTaaggtcaaaacaaacaaacaaacaaaacacctgccTGACTAACATTgtgacaaagaacctccaaagatgctgctgagtttgttttgtgttgaacGGGCTGCTGCTCATGCAGCCTACTCTTAAGAGAAGTAGTTGGCTTCTCcaatgagactcccttggagaaagtaattttttcatttgcaagtggctaTCAATTGGATATTGCTTCTGGATCAGGGACGTGGGTGTGcgtccacttctcctttcagctctaggaccctaTCGGGTGCAGACACATGCACGCCCTGGGCATGCTCTGCAGGCTCTGTGAGTTAATATGTGCTTTGGTCCTGCTGTGTGTAGAAGGCCTTGGTTCCTTGGGATCCTCCAGCTCCTCTGACTTttaacagtctttctgcctcctcatcCACAGAGTTCCCTGAGCCCCGACAGAAaggtttaatgaaaaaaaaaaatctcttttaggGATGAAAGTTCCAAGGTGTCTCATTCTCTgaatattgtctggctgtgggcctCTTACTGTTCCCTTCTCcctaagataaataaataaataaatatatatgtatgtatgtatagatgaAAAGGGGGATGGACAGGAATAAGAGGATCAaacagggaggagggggaagaagggtcTATGGAGGGAACCCAGGGAGGTACAGCTAAAACTAAGGGTCATTTGAAGGGCTGTATGAAAACCTTAcagtataaatacatatacatatacatgcatacatatgtgtgtgtgaaggcaatttaaatgaaatcataaaataataggggagaacaaaagaaataataatagccGAACAAAAGAAATGTCCATTACTATTGCGTGAAGACAACATAACCCCAAAGCAGTTCTGTTATACTAATGATCCAGATGGTGATAAGTGTTAATCTGAAAGCTTAATACCATTATATACATAAATGCCCCAAATGGACATTTCTTGTCATCAAATAAAGCTTCCTGTACTgagaatgggttacatctaatcaATTTCTTGGCCCAATGGGTCCGATGGGAACCCTTAAACAACCTAGAGTATTACCAAGGTTCTTGGTGGCTTTCCACAAACTAATGGTAAGGttccactgaggaagacaacacTCTTAAACTTAAGTTAGGAAAAAGTTCAACTATTTTTCAACAGTCAAAACTTTTTAATTAGGCTATTTACATCTCTTATAAGAGAAAaccttaaaataaatttaatagtc encodes the following:
- the LOC110543111 gene encoding olfactory receptor 13D1, whose product is MGNYSAVTEFFLVGLSQYPELQLFLFVLCLIMYLIILLGNSLLIIISILDSRLHTPMYFFLGNLSFLDICYTSSSIPQMLIMFMSERKSISFLGCALQMVISLGLGSTECVLLAVMAYDRYAAICNPLRYPIIMNKVLYVHMAVWSWVIGCLNSLVQTVLTMVLPFCGNNVIDHLTCEILALLKLVCSDISMNVLIMTVASIVLLMIPLLLIFVSYIFILSSILRINSAEGRKKAFSTCSAHLTVVILFYGSALFMYMKPKSKYTKASDEIIGLSYGVVTPMLNPIIYSLRNKEVKEAVKKILSKHLYLQKI